The Onychomys torridus chromosome 4, mOncTor1.1, whole genome shotgun sequence genome includes a window with the following:
- the Aar2 gene encoding protein AAR2 homolog isoform X1 yields the protein MASMQMDPELAKHLFFEGATVVILNMPKGTEFGIDYNSWEVGPKFRGVKMIPPGIHFLHYSSVDKANPREVGPRMGFFLSLKQRGLTVLRWNAVQEEVDLSPAPEAEVEAMRANLPELDQFLGPYPYATLKKWISLTSFISEATVEKLQPESRQICAFSDVLPVLSMKHTKDRVEQNLPLCGTECKSYQEGLARLPEMKPRAGTEIRFSELPTQMFPAGATPAEITRHSMDLSYALETVLSKQFPCNPQDVLGELQFAFVCFLLGNVYEAFEHWKRLLNLLCRSEAAMGKHHTLYISLISILYHQLGEIPADFFVDIVSQDNFLTSTLQVFFSSACSTAVDATLRKKAEKFQAHLTKKFRWDFASEPEDCAPVVVELPEGIETG from the exons ATGGCTTCCATGCAGATGGATCCTGAGTTAGCCAAGCACCTGTTCTTTGAAGGAGCCACCGTGGTCATTCTGAACATGCCCAAGGGGACAGAGTTTGGCATTGACTACAACTCCTGGGAGGTGGGGCCCAAGTTCCGGGGTGTGAAGATGATCCCTCCTGGCATCCACTTCCTCCACTACAGCTCTGTGGACAAGGCCAATCCCAGGGAGGTGGGCCCTCGGATGGGCTTCTTTCTTAGCCTGAAGCAGCGGGGGCTGACAGTCCTGCGCTGGAATGCGGTTCAGGAAGAGGTAGACTtgtctccagctccagaggctgaAGTGGAAGCTATGAGAGCCAATCTCCCTGAGCTAGACCAGTTTCTGGGACCTTACCCATATGCTACACTCAAGAAATGGATCTCACTCACCAGCTTCATCAGTGAGGCCACCGTGGAGAAGCTGCAGCCTGAGAGCCGGCAGATCTGCGCCTTCTCAGATGTCCTGCCCGTGCTTTCCATGAAGCACACCAAGGACAGGGTGGAGCAGAATCTACCCCTCTGTGGTACTGAGTGCAAAAGCTACCAGGAAGGCTTAGCCCGGCTGCCTGAGATGAAGCCCAGGGCTGGGACAGAGATCCGCTTCTCAGAGTTGCCCACTCAGATGTTCCCAGCGGGTGCCACACCAGCAGAGATCACCAGGCACAGCATGGACTTGAGCTATGCCCTCGAGACTGTGCTCAGCAAGCAGTTCCCATGCAACCCCCAGGATGTACTTG GTGAGCTCCAGTTTGCCTTCGTGTGCTTCCTGCTGGGTAACGTGTACGAGGCGTTCGAGCACTGGAAACGGCTCCTGAACCTCCTGTGTCGGTCGGAAGCAGCCATGGGGAAGCACCATACCCTGTACATCAGCCTCATCTCCATCCTGTACCACCAGCTCGGTGAGATCCCGGCCGACTTCTTTGTGGACATCGTCTCCCAGGACAACTTCCTCACCAGCACCTTACAG gttttcttttcttctgcctgcAGTACTGCTGTGGATGCCACCCTGAGGAAGAAGGCGGAGAAGTTCCAGGCCCACCTGACGAAGAAGTTCCGGTGGGACTTTGCTTCAGAGCCTGAGGACTGTGCCCCAGTGGTGGTGGAGCTCCCTGAGGGCATCGAGACTGGCTAA
- the Aar2 gene encoding protein AAR2 homolog isoform X2 yields MASMQMDPELAKHLFFEGATVVILNMPKGTEFGIDYNSWEVGPKFRGVKMIPPGIHFLHYSSVDKANPREVGPRMGFFLSLKQRGLTVLRWNAVQEEVDLSPAPEAEVEAMRANLPELDQFLGPYPYATLKKWISLTSFISEATVEKLQPESRQICAFSDVLPVLSMKHTKDRVEQNLPLCGTECKSYQEGLARLPEMKPRAGTEIRFSELPTQMFPAGATPAEITRHSMDLSYALETVLSKQFPCNPQDVLGELQFAFVCFLLGNVYEAFEHWKRLLNLLCRSEAAMGKHHTLYISLISILYHQLGEIPADFFVDIVSQDNFLTSTLQYCCGCHPEEEGGEVPGPPDEEVPVGLCFRA; encoded by the exons ATGGCTTCCATGCAGATGGATCCTGAGTTAGCCAAGCACCTGTTCTTTGAAGGAGCCACCGTGGTCATTCTGAACATGCCCAAGGGGACAGAGTTTGGCATTGACTACAACTCCTGGGAGGTGGGGCCCAAGTTCCGGGGTGTGAAGATGATCCCTCCTGGCATCCACTTCCTCCACTACAGCTCTGTGGACAAGGCCAATCCCAGGGAGGTGGGCCCTCGGATGGGCTTCTTTCTTAGCCTGAAGCAGCGGGGGCTGACAGTCCTGCGCTGGAATGCGGTTCAGGAAGAGGTAGACTtgtctccagctccagaggctgaAGTGGAAGCTATGAGAGCCAATCTCCCTGAGCTAGACCAGTTTCTGGGACCTTACCCATATGCTACACTCAAGAAATGGATCTCACTCACCAGCTTCATCAGTGAGGCCACCGTGGAGAAGCTGCAGCCTGAGAGCCGGCAGATCTGCGCCTTCTCAGATGTCCTGCCCGTGCTTTCCATGAAGCACACCAAGGACAGGGTGGAGCAGAATCTACCCCTCTGTGGTACTGAGTGCAAAAGCTACCAGGAAGGCTTAGCCCGGCTGCCTGAGATGAAGCCCAGGGCTGGGACAGAGATCCGCTTCTCAGAGTTGCCCACTCAGATGTTCCCAGCGGGTGCCACACCAGCAGAGATCACCAGGCACAGCATGGACTTGAGCTATGCCCTCGAGACTGTGCTCAGCAAGCAGTTCCCATGCAACCCCCAGGATGTACTTG GTGAGCTCCAGTTTGCCTTCGTGTGCTTCCTGCTGGGTAACGTGTACGAGGCGTTCGAGCACTGGAAACGGCTCCTGAACCTCCTGTGTCGGTCGGAAGCAGCCATGGGGAAGCACCATACCCTGTACATCAGCCTCATCTCCATCCTGTACCACCAGCTCGGTGAGATCCCGGCCGACTTCTTTGTGGACATCGTCTCCCAGGACAACTTCCTCACCAGCACCTTACAG TACTGCTGTGGATGCCACCCTGAGGAAGAAGGCGGAGAAGTTCCAGGCCCACCTGACGAAGAAGTTCCGGTGGGACTTTGCTTCAGAGCCTGA